A genomic window from Paenibacillus sp. FSL K6-0276 includes:
- a CDS encoding effector binding domain-containing protein: MMDEGQVRVLELLEMKLIGLSITSSFIGHQPERVEAMKREFYSRKDEISNIIHPERYLSPHFTTENLFTYMICMEVEELTNVPEGMLGFTIPTHQYVHVKSKGDPYDDLHSYVRESDLQSNDRALAIEVYQFANPTWPDEVDVYIPLR; this comes from the coding sequence ATGATGGATGAAGGCCAAGTCCGAGTGCTTGAATTACTGGAAATGAAGTTGATAGGCTTGAGTATTACTTCTTCTTTTATAGGGCATCAACCGGAAAGAGTAGAGGCGATGAAGCGAGAATTTTATAGTAGAAAAGATGAAATCAGCAACATCATTCACCCTGAACGTTATCTCAGCCCACATTTTACTACGGAGAATTTATTTACTTATATGATCTGTATGGAAGTGGAGGAGCTCACGAATGTTCCTGAAGGTATGCTTGGTTTTACGATCCCGACTCATCAGTATGTTCATGTAAAATCCAAAGGTGATCCCTATGATGATCTTCATAGTTATGTAAGGGAAAGCGATTTGCAAAGTAATGATCGTGCACTGGCTATTGAAGTCTATCAGTTTGCTAATCCTACGTGGCCTGATGAGGTTGATGTGTACATTCCATTGCGATGA
- a CDS encoding phosphotransferase, which produces MRNNYKQAALMALQHFDLDWMQIRFNQRSDTCTFVIETNKEGTFLLRLHSGRSKEEINSEIAWLELLKRKIDVPLPKGVHDRTGSVTFQVEQGNGEGVYASLMRWVEGEHANERLTEEQIYKEGVLLAKLHKAAQELELPPGFNRPVWDEHSFRKAMLRLKLHYHSFLSDDEFVLYQTAAEKLCDWLSKQHKNKNRRTYGVIHGDLHQGNIIFKEGEPRPIDFGRCGWGYYLYDVAHTILGINPLQRELVIKGYESVSKLDGEWLQTLENFTVMVMIENYCHHAPDPRETEGLKAEQPYAQAILRNYLKGDLFLFNTIEI; this is translated from the coding sequence ATGAGAAATAATTATAAGCAAGCAGCTTTAATGGCGCTTCAGCACTTTGACCTCGATTGGATGCAGATTCGTTTCAACCAACGATCGGACACCTGCACTTTTGTAATAGAGACTAATAAAGAGGGAACTTTCCTTCTGCGTCTTCACTCGGGGAGATCTAAAGAGGAAATTAACTCCGAAATCGCGTGGCTGGAGCTTTTGAAGAGGAAAATCGATGTCCCCCTGCCAAAAGGCGTTCATGATCGCACAGGTTCTGTTACGTTCCAAGTGGAGCAAGGTAATGGAGAGGGCGTATATGCATCGTTAATGCGCTGGGTTGAAGGCGAACATGCGAACGAAAGACTTACCGAAGAACAAATTTACAAAGAAGGCGTTCTATTAGCCAAGCTACATAAAGCGGCACAGGAGCTTGAGTTACCTCCAGGCTTTAATCGTCCCGTGTGGGATGAACATAGCTTTAGAAAAGCAATGCTCCGTTTAAAGCTGCACTACCATAGTTTTCTTTCGGATGATGAGTTCGTGCTGTATCAGACTGCGGCTGAGAAATTATGCGACTGGTTAAGCAAGCAGCATAAAAATAAGAACAGAAGGACTTATGGGGTCATCCATGGTGATTTACATCAAGGGAACATCATATTTAAAGAGGGTGAACCTCGACCGATTGATTTTGGAAGATGTGGTTGGGGCTATTATCTTTATGATGTGGCACATACGATTTTGGGAATAAATCCTCTGCAAAGAGAACTAGTCATTAAGGGCTACGAGAGTGTTAGCAAGCTAGATGGGGAGTGGTTGCAGACTTTAGAGAATTTTACGGTCATGGTTATGATCGAAAATTATTGCCATCACGCACCCGACCCTAGAGAAACCGAGGGACTGAAAGCAGAACAGCCTTATGCGCAAGCGATTCTAAGGAATTATCTTAAGGGAGATCTCTTTCTTTTTAACACAATTGAGATTTAA
- a CDS encoding DUF3888 domain-containing protein, whose amino-acid sequence MKKSWIAPLLVAVMLLLGQQPCSANGLVQPQSEAPSRSDSEPKLLDQDSRELMYKDTLMLFLLPHIEKKIAEIYAPLLTITPTVYPYLVEVTDMKRVNGFRRFDFLITLNIHPTVGPHLSVGEDTMTFRITPGPKVKLESFKHLRDPRKSDLTPNYQDILR is encoded by the coding sequence ATGAAAAAAAGCTGGATTGCTCCTCTTCTTGTCGCAGTTATGCTCTTGCTGGGGCAACAACCTTGCTCGGCTAATGGGTTAGTTCAACCGCAATCCGAGGCTCCGTCCAGATCTGATTCGGAACCGAAGCTTCTAGATCAGGATTCCCGCGAGCTCATGTACAAAGACACACTGATGCTCTTTCTTTTGCCCCATATTGAGAAAAAAATTGCTGAGATTTATGCGCCACTTCTGACGATAACTCCGACAGTGTATCCTTATTTAGTAGAAGTTACAGATATGAAGCGAGTGAATGGATTTCGTCGGTTTGATTTCTTAATTACACTTAACATACACCCTACAGTGGGTCCACATCTTTCCGTTGGAGAGGATACTATGACTTTTAGAATCACTCCTGGTCCTAAGGTGAAGTTAGAATCGTTCAAGCATTTGAGAGACCCACGAAAGTCTGACCTTACACCAAATTATCAGGATATCTTGAGATAG
- the dnaN gene encoding DNA polymerase III subunit beta, translating into MKFLLIHVSKDSLGTALQATLKAISANSSSRVLSGIHIQAQAEGLTLTASNIRMIIEYKLSVKMDSIVVHKTGEIVVPARYFYEIIRKLDPGLIKLEIAESLILSIQSGNTQFRLCGMDTAEFPRIHYMDPPYLQKIRMKNTLLKQIFKRVVFAVSSSETRPVLTGVSLHIDNQNIRVVATDGIRLAQHVVENVEDYGASPLNAIIPGSTLEDLLKILNDDEGSSTQIEIGQKQIRFTSYGLRVQSALLEGTYPSIDNLIPQVYLSEVIVKTERLLHVVERISILAGESVTLSVLPSGILSLISRTADVGEAKEEIPLEYLKGEYFRVAVNGKYFRDILRAIDSETLRIRFAGKERPLVIQPADTTSSTLFLITPMRTQD; encoded by the coding sequence GTGAAGTTTTTGCTAATCCATGTATCAAAAGATTCCCTTGGTACCGCATTACAAGCAACCTTAAAAGCTATATCCGCGAATAGTTCCTCCCGTGTTCTTTCCGGAATACATATTCAGGCGCAAGCTGAGGGTCTGACTTTAACAGCCAGCAATATAAGAATGATCATTGAATATAAGCTTTCTGTGAAGATGGATTCGATAGTTGTTCACAAAACAGGTGAGATCGTAGTGCCTGCACGTTATTTTTATGAGATCATTCGCAAGCTTGACCCTGGATTAATTAAGCTGGAAATCGCAGAGTCATTGATTCTAAGTATCCAATCGGGTAATACTCAGTTTCGTTTATGTGGGATGGACACTGCAGAATTTCCGAGAATCCATTACATGGATCCTCCTTACCTTCAAAAGATACGTATGAAGAACACACTTTTGAAGCAAATATTTAAACGCGTGGTTTTTGCGGTCTCTTCGTCGGAAACTAGGCCTGTGCTCACAGGTGTTTCACTTCATATAGATAATCAAAATATTCGCGTAGTCGCCACTGATGGCATCCGCCTCGCCCAGCATGTTGTTGAAAACGTAGAAGATTACGGAGCAAGTCCTTTAAATGCCATTATACCGGGCAGCACCCTTGAGGATCTTTTAAAAATATTAAACGATGATGAAGGCAGCAGCACCCAAATAGAGATAGGTCAGAAACAAATCAGATTTACTTCTTATGGCTTGAGGGTTCAGTCTGCCCTGCTAGAAGGAACGTACCCCTCTATCGATAATTTAATTCCGCAGGTGTACCTCTCCGAAGTGATCGTTAAGACAGAGCGTTTGTTACATGTGGTTGAACGTATTTCTATATTGGCTGGTGAGAGTGTAACGCTCAGTGTACTTCCCTCCGGTATACTTAGTTTAATATCCAGGACCGCCGACGTGGGTGAGGCAAAAGAGGAGATTCCTTTGGAGTATCTAAAAGGTGAATATTTTCGAGTAGCTGTTAACGGAAAATATTTCAGAGACATCCTTCGGGCGATAGATAGTGAGACGCTTAGAATAAGGTTTGCTGGAAAAGAAAGACCACTGGTGATACAGCCTGCAGACACGACTTCGTCCACACTTTTTTTAATTACACCAATGAGGACCCAGGATTGA
- a CDS encoding nitroreductase family protein: MSAFTDLIESRRSAMNFVEGVKIPQIELEEMFSYARLAPSAYNLQHANYKVVSDENLKEEIRKAAYGQYKIHSASAVIVVLGDKNAYLKAPEIFGGLKALGAMSQEDYDAEIETINNAYTGNDAFQRDEAIRNASLSAMHFMLIAKDKGWDTCPMIGFDPKAIHSTLNLPDHMVPVMLITIGKDKKHKIRPRGYRKPVNEFVEFI, translated from the coding sequence ATGAGCGCTTTTACAGATTTGATTGAATCCCGCAGGTCTGCTATGAATTTTGTTGAAGGGGTGAAGATCCCTCAGATTGAACTAGAGGAAATGTTCTCTTACGCCAGATTGGCTCCATCAGCTTATAATCTTCAACATGCCAATTATAAAGTGGTTTCTGATGAGAATTTAAAAGAAGAGATTCGTAAGGCGGCTTACGGTCAATATAAAATACACTCCGCCTCAGCGGTAATTGTGGTACTCGGTGATAAGAATGCTTATCTGAAAGCTCCAGAAATCTTCGGAGGACTTAAAGCTTTAGGGGCTATGAGTCAAGAGGATTATGATGCAGAGATAGAAACGATTAACAATGCTTATACAGGAAATGATGCTTTCCAAAGAGATGAGGCTATACGCAATGCCTCCCTGTCTGCCATGCACTTCATGTTGATTGCCAAAGACAAAGGCTGGGATACCTGCCCGATGATCGGCTTTGATCCGAAAGCCATTCACTCCACTTTAAACCTACCCGATCATATGGTACCTGTTATGCTGATCACAATCGGCAAAGACAAGAAACATAAAATCAGACCACGTGGCTATCGTAAACCGGTCAATGAATTCGTTGAATTTATCTGA
- a CDS encoding DUF2785 domain-containing protein — protein MKNAFINERVGMLNDTREQLIIDLQRIEENDYELRSREQLRDYVKLMLEYIGDPQPVLRDDLIYSTFYKWINEKQWFSDAELRELLLILLDEQHLFYHIDSKEDQAVFTRTFSVLVIALILQRNREQALLDSAEFTNVKEALIRYYEEEQDLRGFVHEEGWAHAAAHGADALDELVLCSESDAAIREEVLAVIQRMLYNDQYIFSDEEDERIATIVATIVDHHLLPQQSIVDWIGNLEQCGGWPRSRGQYVARVNTKNFVRSLYFRLLPMKNNPDMVESLLKAEMNLNKFTQ, from the coding sequence ATGAAAAATGCTTTTATTAATGAAAGGGTGGGAATGTTGAACGATACTAGAGAGCAGTTGATAATAGACCTGCAAAGAATTGAAGAGAACGATTACGAGCTTAGAAGTAGGGAGCAACTAAGGGATTATGTGAAGCTGATGCTTGAGTACATAGGAGATCCACAGCCGGTGCTACGAGATGATTTGATCTATTCCACCTTCTACAAATGGATTAATGAAAAACAATGGTTTAGTGATGCGGAGCTTCGTGAACTTCTCTTGATTCTCCTTGACGAGCAGCATTTGTTCTATCACATTGACAGCAAAGAAGATCAGGCTGTGTTCACAAGAACGTTTTCGGTACTGGTCATTGCGCTTATTCTTCAGCGGAATAGGGAACAGGCTTTATTAGATAGCGCTGAGTTTACAAATGTGAAGGAAGCTCTGATTAGATATTATGAGGAAGAACAGGATTTACGGGGATTTGTGCATGAAGAAGGCTGGGCACACGCTGCAGCCCATGGCGCAGATGCCTTGGATGAACTGGTACTGTGCTCGGAGAGTGATGCTGCAATACGGGAAGAGGTTCTGGCAGTCATCCAAAGGATGCTCTACAACGATCAGTACATATTTAGCGACGAAGAAGATGAACGGATCGCTACGATTGTAGCTACAATCGTAGATCATCATTTACTTCCACAACAATCTATTGTCGACTGGATCGGCAACTTGGAGCAATGTGGGGGGTGGCCGAGAAGCCGCGGCCAGTACGTAGCTCGTGTAAACACCAAGAATTTCGTTCGTTCTCTGTATTTTAGATTGCTACCAATGAAGAACAATCCGGATATGGTCGAGTCTTTATTGAAAGCGGAGATGAATTTGAATAAATTTACACAATAA
- a CDS encoding DUF1641 domain-containing protein, with translation MSETITQTHPEQESPKLAVTKEQMNVLEQLLKPEVQESLTVLVEQLPKLTELVGVLTKSYDFVQTVAADEVLKSDTVSAIKELAEPVVHSAKNMAATVIEAQDRANENSDVIGIFGLMKMMKDPQAQKLFRFVNAYLQVAGERSQQK, from the coding sequence ATGTCAGAAACAATCACTCAAACACACCCTGAACAAGAATCACCCAAATTAGCTGTCACTAAAGAACAAATGAATGTTCTGGAGCAGCTTTTGAAACCGGAAGTTCAGGAATCGTTAACTGTCTTAGTGGAACAGTTGCCAAAATTAACAGAGCTTGTCGGCGTGCTCACAAAGTCATATGACTTTGTACAAACAGTCGCTGCGGATGAAGTGTTGAAAAGTGATACGGTAAGTGCAATTAAAGAACTTGCTGAACCTGTGGTGCATTCCGCGAAGAATATGGCAGCTACAGTGATCGAAGCGCAAGATCGTGCGAATGAAAATAGCGATGTTATCGGTATATTTGGTCTTATGAAGATGATGAAAGATCCGCAAGCGCAGAAGCTTTTCCGTTTCGTAAATGCTTATCTTCAAGTCGCCGGCGAACGCAGTCAGCAGAAATAA